A window from Azoarcus sp. DD4 encodes these proteins:
- a CDS encoding CysB family HTH-type transcriptional regulator, translating to MNFQQLRIVRETVRRNFNLTEVANALYTAQSGVSKHIKDLEDELGVELFVRRGKRLLGLTEPGKELLPIVERILLDTQNIKRLGEQFSQKDKGHLAIATTHTQARYALPPVVTRFKQEFPKVHLELHQCGPKEIVALLRGGQVDIGIATEALGDEDDLVSFPFYHWQHTLIVPEDHPLTQVHPLTLEAVTEYPIITYHEGYTGRTRIDAAFARAGLTPDIVMSALDADVIKAYVELGHGVGIIAAMAFHPQRDAGLKLLDSKGLFEMNTTWIALRRGHYLRGYALRFIECCSPTLTEAKVRDAVFPKVSTQ from the coding sequence ATGAACTTCCAGCAATTGCGCATCGTGCGCGAAACGGTGAGGCGCAACTTCAACCTCACCGAGGTCGCCAACGCGCTCTACACCGCGCAGTCGGGCGTCTCGAAGCACATCAAGGACCTGGAGGACGAGCTCGGCGTCGAACTCTTCGTGCGCCGCGGCAAGCGCCTGCTCGGTCTGACCGAGCCGGGCAAGGAACTGCTGCCCATCGTCGAACGCATCCTGCTCGATACCCAGAACATCAAGCGCCTGGGCGAGCAGTTCTCGCAAAAGGACAAGGGCCACCTCGCCATCGCCACCACCCACACCCAGGCGCGCTATGCGCTGCCGCCGGTGGTGACGCGCTTCAAGCAGGAATTCCCCAAGGTGCACCTCGAACTGCACCAGTGCGGACCGAAGGAGATCGTCGCGCTGCTGCGCGGCGGCCAGGTGGACATCGGCATCGCCACCGAGGCGCTCGGCGACGAAGACGACCTGGTGAGCTTCCCCTTCTACCACTGGCAGCACACCCTGATCGTGCCGGAGGACCATCCGCTCACCCAGGTCCATCCGCTGACGCTGGAAGCGGTGACCGAATACCCCATCATCACCTACCACGAGGGCTACACCGGCCGCACCCGCATCGACGCCGCCTTTGCGCGCGCGGGGCTGACGCCCGACATCGTGATGTCCGCGCTCGATGCCGACGTGATCAAGGCCTACGTCGAGCTCGGCCACGGCGTCGGCATCATCGCGGCGATGGCCTTCCATCCGCAACGCGACGCCGGGCTCAAGCTGCTCGACAGCAAGGGCCTGTTCGAGATGAACACCACCTGGATCGCGCTGCGTCGCGGCCACTACCTGCGCGGCTACGCGCTGCGCTTCATCGAATGCTGCTCGCCGACGCTGACCGAGGCCAAGGTGCGCGACGCGGTATTTCCCAAGGTGTCGACGCAGTAG